A DNA window from Panthera tigris isolate Pti1 chromosome X, P.tigris_Pti1_mat1.1, whole genome shotgun sequence contains the following coding sequences:
- the RPL39 gene encoding 60S ribosomal protein L39 produces the protein MSSHKTFRIKRFLAKKQKQNRPIPQWIRMKTGNKIRYNSKRRHWRRTKLGL, from the exons ATG TCTTCTCACAAGACTTTCAGGATCAAGCGATTCCtggccaagaaacaaaagcagaatcgTCCCATTCCCCAGTGGATTCGGATGAAAACTGGTAATAAAATCAG ATACAACTCCAAGAGGCGGCATTGGAGAAGAACGAAGCTGGGTCTGTAA